The following are encoded together in the Neomonachus schauinslandi chromosome 15, ASM220157v2, whole genome shotgun sequence genome:
- the MRM3 gene encoding rRNA methyltransferase 3, mitochondrial, which yields MAARGKGWGWATRPLLRVVQTWYLDGRRWVRALRRNPVRVVFPSRQVVERKPGPGKQPQRAAAEASPYEPRPKQPLQVSPSQTPCTWEESGLRYDKAFPGDRRLSSVMTIVKSRPFREKQGKILLEGRRLIADALKAGAVPKVFFFSRLEYIKELPIDKLKGVSLIKVKFEDIKDWSDLVTPQGIMGIFAKPDHVKMTYPETQLRHLLPLLLICDNLRDPGNLGTILRSAAGAGCSKVLLTKGCVDAWEPKVLRAAMGAHFQVPIVNNLDWETLPNYLPTDTRVYVADNCGLYAQAQMSSKASDHGWVCERRLSKLHNYEEEDDDLEPGASKAWLPELEVQSYDLDWTEAPAAVVIGGETHGVSLESLQLAESTGGKRLLIPVMPGVDSLNSAMAASILLFEGKRQLRVRAEHSSRDRSYH from the exons ATGGCGGCGCgggggaagggctgggggtgggccaCGCGGCCGCTCCTGCGGGTGGTCCAAACTTGGTACCTCGACGGGCGGCGCTGGGTCCGGGCGCTGCGGCGGAACCCCGTGAGGGTGGTGTTTCCATCGAGACAGGTGGTGGAACGGAAGCCCGGTCCTGGAAAGCAGCCCCAGAGGGCTGCGGCTGAGGCCAGTCCCTACGAGCCGCGACCAAAGCAGCCGCTTCAGGTGTCACCATCCCAGACGCCCTGCACCTGGGAAGAGTCGGGGCTTCGCTATGATAAGGCTTTCCCCGGGGACAGAAGGCTGAG CAGTGTAATGACAATAGTTAAGTCCAGGCCATTTCGGGAAAAGCAAGGAAAGATCCTGCTGGAAGGTCGCAGGCTGATTGCAGATGCTCTCAAGGCTGGTGCTGTGCCCaaagttttcttctttagccGTCTGGAATACATAAAGGAGCTACCCATTGATAAGCTGAAAGGTGTCAGCCTCATTAAGGTGAAATTTGAGGATATCAAGGATTGGTCCGACCTAGTAACACCACAAGGAATAATGG GGATTTTTGCCAAACCTGACCATGTTAAGATGACATACCCAGAGACTCAACTTCGCCATTTGCTGCCCTTATTGTTGATTTGTGACAATCTCCGTGACCCCGGGAACCTGGGGACGATTCTGAGATCTGCTGCTGGGGCCGGCTGCAGCAAAGTATTACTCACCAAAG GCTGTGTGGATGCCTGGGAGCCCAAAGTGCTACGGGCAGCAATGGGTGCACATTTCCAGGTGCCCATCGTCAATAATCTGGACTGGGAAACCTTGCCCAACTACCTGCCCACCGACACGCGGGTCTACGTGGCTGATAACTGCGGCCTTTATGCCCAGGCCCAAATGTCTAGTAAAGCCAGTGACCATGGTTGGGTATGTGAGCGACGACTCTCGAAGTTGCACAACTATGAGGAAGAAGACGATGATCTAGAACCTGGAGCCAGTAAGGCCTGGCTCCCTGAACTTGAGGTCCAGAGTTATGACTTGGACTGGACAGAGGCACCAGCAGCTGTGGTGATAGGTGGGGAGACCCACGGCGTGAGCCTGGAGTCCCTGCAGTTGGCCGAGAGCACCGGGGGCAAGAGGCTGCTGATCCCCGTCATGCCTGGTGTAGACAGCCTAAACTCGGCTATGGCTGCCAGCATCCTGCTTTTTGAAGGGAAAAGACAACTACGTGTGAGGGCAGAACACTCGAGCAGGGACAGGAGTTACCACTGA